The sequence below is a genomic window from Pempheris klunzingeri isolate RE-2024b chromosome 12, fPemKlu1.hap1, whole genome shotgun sequence.
taaaagaaaaacaagactgaacACACAGCTTGAAAGCTGACCGCCTCTACATTTCAAAGCTGAAACTGGCACAGCCGGGACAAAATAAACATCGGCCACTGGATTAGCACATTGTCCCGCCACAGACACCAGACTGAATCGGCTTTGAGACAGACCCCACTGTGGTGGATAAGTGGTGAAAAGGTCGCCACTTGGTCATCAAGGAGCATAAAGACACTAAATTACACAAAAATGCATGTGTGGTGAGAACCCAGCATAAGAACATTACTGCTGGACAAACAATAGTGAATAATGTACGTGCGGCTCTCTTACCTATGGCACTGAAAGCAACCAGTGAGTTTTCCCTCGGGTTAATGGTCTTGTCATAAGGCCTGTTGCCCCATATGTGCGCGGCGCTGTTGACCAGCCAGGTGGCGTTGAGCATCACGGCGTATCTCAGGAGTCCAGGGAGGAAATATCCCACAGCCAAGGATTCACCCCAGAAGTACCAGGGCACCAACATGGGCACGAGGAAGCAAAGGATCACCACAGACAGCTTGTAGTTTCTGAAATTAAAGAATGAAATGTATCTGTGCTGTGATTGTATTCTCACTTCAGTCCAAGGCTTAGTTATATAAAGCAGTGTTTTTAAATAGTCTTTCAAAATGAGGCAGTAAATCATTTCCTGTCTAATGGCTAACGGCATGAAAAAGATTCTTTGATCCCACACCAGACCGTAAATGGAAGTGAAAGCCAACATTGCATCTCATGTTTTTCACTTGTACTCAAAAACTGCACCCATGTCACAGTAAAGCGTCCTATTAAGGCCACAGATTGAATCCTACACTGTTATGAGGGCAATTACGAACATATTGACGTGATTATCTCTGCACAATTTTCAGATCAGTTCACTGTACACAGTTGACAGGACCTTCTGATTGGCCGATGTTAATCCCCTTCCAGAAGGGTGGAAATGTTGGCAAAGGACCAGTCAGTGGACGCTATGGGCGCACGCTGTGATTTGGTCCCTGGTGCTAAAACAGCAGCCCTTATCTGCAGATCTCTCTAAGTGTTATTACGGTCACTACAACCCAGAATACGACATCCTGCCCGACTTGGGCCAAGAGAGGAAATGACTTTTAAGAACAAGACGCAAAGCAACAACAAACCCTGCAAACAGCAGCTGTCCTGCGTTAGCGATATATTCGGTGGCAACATTCAGTGGTAATGCAGGAAGCAGTGCAACATTCACACGTTACCTTGGGTAGTAAAGGGTGTGAAGGACAATGTGATGAATGGGTGAAAGCATTGGGCAGCTAATGGCGCGTGTTCATGGTCTGTCTCAGACTAATGGGCggttttgacatgtttattaTTGAACCATGACCATGATCCTTTTTCCAAGTGCTTTTATTTCTAGAACTTCAACCGCAAATTAGTTTAGACATTTTTGTTTGAGCGTTTTGTCTGTTCCGGCAAGTCTCAGCAAACAGtctgcagtgacagcagccGATCACATGTGGAGTCTGGTTCTGCATCTTTAAGCGGCTTTCAGAGAGACACATTTGACAAGAACAAGAGCAGTAAACCCCAAAACTAACTCTGGTAATGTTTGCTCACCGTCTCTGGAACATAACCACTTTATCCGCCTTCAGGTCCGTCAGCTCCAGTTTTCTGCCCTTGTCTATCACGTCGGGATGTTTGCGAACCAGCAGCCAACCAATGTGGGCGAAGAAGAAACCCCGCGTGGCGTTGTGGGGGTCTGCGTCGGTCTCAGAGTACTTGTGGTGGACACGGTGGTCCCTCGCCCACTCATATATGTCATTCTGTTCGTGGAGAGACATGCAGAGAATTACGCGAGGCGCACATGAATGTGCATGGAAGTTAAAGATCATCAGATTAAGGTCAAGGATCTCGTGAACAATAAACGCATATCAGATTATGTAATTCTACTTAAATCATACACAAGCATTTCACGCACCATACCACCGCCAGTTTATCCTCGCTAGTTCATtctgtaataaataaatgtgacgTATATTGAACATCTGGATGGGTTTAAGATCCCCTCCAGGCTTgttgtattatatattaaatagtCTGCTTTCAATAATACTTTGTAGCTTTACGTTTCACATGCAAATATTTCTGCCAAGTTTAACTGATGGTCACAAGATGTCTCTTAATACCGAGTCCATTCTCAGTACGTGTGCTCTGCAGACTTTGAGGCTCCACATCACAGTTGTTTTCTCAGTGTAAGTTGCACCCTGGACCGTGACTGGCTTTGGTTATGGTTATGATATCACAAAATCCCACATGTGTTAAACCCTGATTTGACTCTGCATATATGATGCTACACAGTGAAGCTCAGACTTCACAGTCaaggaagaagaacaaaaaatatacatttgagCGGAGGGCTGTCAAAAAGTATATGTGAGTGCACGTgggatacttttttttttttttccccattttacCTGAAAGGCCATTGAGTTGGCGAGAGCGAGGAAGATTCTCAGGGGAAGAGAAGCCTTATAGGATCTGTGGCTCCATAATCTGTGTGCGCCAGCAGTCACGCCGAGAGCACTGATGAGGTAGCACACCGCAGCTGGAAGAAAGAGAGGTGGAAAGGACAGATATCTTAGGGGAAACTGTCACCACTGCACTAAGATTAATTTTACACCCATGAGAGCAGAGTCACTGGGACACCATGTTCTTTCCATTACACCCAGGCCTCTTTGTTCAGAGAAAAGACATCTCTGTGGGGAGACGGGATGGTGGGATAACGCAGGTCTGCCCTCACACTTTTGTTGTTCTAaaactgctgaatgtgtttctaTGTGAAGCCTAGACAAGACTACCCAGGATTTGAGACCCGGGGGCTTCTCGCTGGCAAAGAGCATTCTGTTGTGGTGCCACGCAGTTCACAATGGGATGTCTATGGGAATGGTGATTGTGCTTTGTCTTCCCCGGTGAAATAATATGCAGCTCAGCATTGCAAAGAGAGGGGAAAATTATGCAGTGCCAGAGTGGAAACAAAGTTGAGACTGTTCAGGAATTTGAGTCATGCCTCAATGGTCTACATGTACAGGGCGCAAATTCTTATTATTCAGCAAACAATTTGGCTTTTAGcactaaaatacaaatacttgTACTTTTGTACATGCTACACATTCTCACAACCCCAAATAGTTTACAATCAGCCACAGGTTTGAGCTTTGAAAGAGGAGACCAGAAAGATTTGACTGCATGCAAGCATGGATTTGTCAAATGTAAATTACAAGGCCAGAATGACTCATTCTCTATTATTCCCACTGGCATGACCCCTCAGGCTGTATGTACTGTAGTTAGCAATGATCACACATCATCAGCACATTCTGTTCTCTGACTGTGGCCCacggggaggaaaaaaaaaacagcacaagctGCAAAGCTGCGCCTGCTATAGTATTTCCTAAATACTTACTCCACACAAGAGTTAAACCCGATGCAGACGGGAGGAGAATCAGTCCATAAAGCGCACCGACGTGTAGGAGGGTCATTAATATGATATTTCTCCACACCAGCATCCGCGGAGGTTTGGgaccctctttctctttgtagGTGTCGTCAAAAACATCCTCCACAGTCGATGCTTCTGCCATGGCACCTCCGTGCTGCTGTCCGCCGGCGTGATGACTCCTGGTTTCCGTTTCGGTCattttgctgttacagcagtgagctgcaggaggggagggggggtgtgagtgagagagagagagagagagagagagagagcgagagagatgtTGTTCAGTGAAATGCGTAACAGCGggatgcagagacagagaggaaagtaTGGCGGCGGGCTGAGCGCATGCTGCAGTCTGCGCTGCCGAGGCTGCGAAGTCGCTGAACGCAACACCACCCTGATCTGTGGATCCTCTACACCGCCTCGTGCCAAGTTACACCGCAGCCTCCTGGCGTTATAATCTCATATCGGCACCGCTGATTTGCGATTATGATTTGCAGCTTAAACACACCCAACTTTCCAACGTGTCATTTCCAGCTTTGTGTCTGCGCTGCTCCGGCCCTGCTAATGGCTCACGGCTCACGTCAACAGTGAGCAAgcctctcctccacagctctgCCTCCCGATGGCACCTCTCACCTGGCTCATGCCGCTAAGGGATGTTAACACCGACCTTCGCTGCGCACACAGGTGCCACCCACGCACCGACAGCACGGGTTACTGTGGAAAGCTTGTCACGTTGATGGTTGCATGTTGAGCGCGCGGGACAAAGTTTGACCATTAATGCCAACTACAAGGAACTGACATACGATACGAACACTTTGCATGTTACAGCACCTGTGTAGAAATGTCCAAACGGCTGCTTATCCAGCCTAAACTCACCGTGAGCtctgcaacagagagagagatgcagatgAGTATGGAAATCAAGATGTGCAGCTCTAACACTGGTGCGTTGATCTCCTGTTGCTGAAGTCCTCCTGTTGCCTATTTCGAAGTCGTTTTAAAGCATTTGGTGGATGAGGAAATTTATGCCACATGCACTGAATATCCTATTGGCTGGCTGCTTAACTTCCACTCACCACCCTCAGTTTCGACCCATCGATGTTATCATACAGTTGATCTGGTCCACGGCAATTACACAATCTTTCCAATCAGCTTGTCCATCTCACTGACCCATAAATCTGATTAAACACTGCAAAATGATTCACATGAAGTCACACAATCAAGGATGTTGCATTGATATAAACTGCCCTTTACCCTCAATGGCATGTCATTCTTTTCCAACACTGTGCAATTTATTGGCAAAAGTAATGTTTCGGTTAACAACTTCGAGACACAGGGCTGGTCTGACGAAATTGCAAAATTAGGCCAAATTTTAGATCAATAACGTACATTTTTCCAGTATAGTGGGCTAAAAAGAATGACCTCAGATGGTCAAAGATCAAACAGGctgaaaatgaggaaaataagtaGGAGATTGGGTGAAACTTTGCAGATAATGTGCTTATTAATAATGTGACTGTCTTTGGTTTCTCAAGCTTTTGATCAATAAACCACTTTCGGTAAAGGTTTGGTACATTTTGGTAAAGTCTGAGACAGAAAGGAGTAAATACGAGACAGCATTTTGACATGTTACCCAGCAACCTGGCAGTGTTATGGGGTGACAACAGATGATTTCCCAGTCTGTTTGCTAAACCTTGTACAGTCTGGGTGGTTTTGTGCATGAGCATCATCATCCTATTACTTCATTCAAGAGATAAAAGAGCATCCAATTAGCCAAGACCTCCTTATCGCAATGTATGAGCTCACACAAACTGTAGTAACCTCTCAGAAACAAAACTTGGTCACTCCTGCTGTGCACACATTATGTTATGCCCTTTAGTGAACTGGAAGAAATGGGACGTGGCTCCAAAGAAGTTGTAATGGCACCATCTGCTGCACAAATGGAGCGACTGCAGGGCCGGAAAAAGAAAAACGACCACAGAATCAAATCAATATCTCTTTCACACGGTCTCAATAATCTGAAACTATATAAAATAGTATTTACTGCAGACTTTCTTCAAAAACGAAGGGCCTGCACAGCTAGACGGGTGTTTTCAATCAATCAGCAAACTCCAAGAACTAATAAGATTAATGAAGGTGTTAGATGTGTAAATCAACAGGAGAGCAAAGGAGTCACTAATCAACCAAAACCTGTgtgtctacacacacagtagagcATATGTGCACTATATTTCTTTAGAGCAACCTCACTTCGCAATGTGCacaatacttttttatattccccctCTGTTTACTGTTCCTATTTTTATGCTTCCTCTAGTTTAAATTGTTCATATTTCCTTCTGTTTATATCTCTGTCCACTAGTTTTATCATTGTTTTACTGAATGTCCTCCTTTTGCTGCCCACTTTTCCTGCTTTAACTCTGTTCCCCACCATGGGACCAATGGATCAGCAGAACATTTGATAGTTCCAACagctcaaatgtgaggatttgccattttttctgttttatatgattgtaaatTCAACAACAAAGCTATTTGTCACCCTGGGCTCTATTTTCTGATATGGTATACACCAAATGagtaaccaaaaaaaaagagaatagatagattaatcaataatccaaacaatcattagctgcagccctaccGCTCAGTCCCGAGAGGAGGTCTAATCAATCCAATAAGTGCCAACACCTGTGTGGTTTAACCATGTGTGAGATAATTGAAGGTTCTTACATACATTATCATTACCATCTTGCACACAGTACATCATTATTCAAATCCCCTTTAGCTTTCTAAGGCAACCGGAGTTGTCTGTGAAGGGTTGAAGCCCACCTCTGAACAACAAGTATTTGCTACCTCTCAAAAAGTAGCACCAGTTCACAGTGAGGAGTGTGTGGGAACATATCCACAGGCACAGCCAGAGTTGGAGAAAATGCTTCTCCTGTGAGTTTCTTCTGCGGGTTAGGAGCACAGCAAAGCTCCCTGAAGTTCCTCATAGCTTCTCCGTCCGGTTTACAGGAAACATAGACCAGCTTGCGAATAGCAGGCTGGTTTCGTAAAGCGCGGACCACTCGGTGGTGCAGGCCAGCTCGAGCAGGGTTCACCACCGCTGCCACAGGGCCTCTGTCTGCAGAACTCAACTGGGACATAAGGCCAGGAAGCACCACCTCTGCCTTCCCAGAGATAAACTCACAGTTCAGTACATTGCTGAGAGCTGCGTTGTGTCTTGCATC
It includes:
- the scdb gene encoding stearoyl-CoA desaturase b; amino-acid sequence: MTETETRSHHAGGQQHGGAMAEASTVEDVFDDTYKEKEGPKPPRMLVWRNIILMTLLHVGALYGLILLPSASGLTLVWTAVCYLISALGVTAGAHRLWSHRSYKASLPLRIFLALANSMAFQNDIYEWARDHRVHHKYSETDADPHNATRGFFFAHIGWLLVRKHPDVIDKGRKLELTDLKADKVVMFQRRNYKLSVVILCFLVPMLVPWYFWGESLAVGYFLPGLLRYAVMLNATWLVNSAAHIWGNRPYDKTINPRENSLVAFSAIGEGFHNYHHTFPFDYATSEFGCKLNLTTAFIDIMCFLGLAKDRKRVSKEMIVARKLRTGDNSNKSG